The Exiguobacterium aurantiacum DSM 6208 genome includes a window with the following:
- a CDS encoding DUF445 domain-containing protein, which translates to MIAIGATIGGVTNFFAIKMLFRPHEPKYIGKLRVPFTPGLIPKRRDELATSLGKTVVKHLLTPEGMRKRLLDEQVSSHITHFVQGEVRTMLRSEKTVRMLIEPLYPDVETRVLTAADAKLREELGHVLQDVKSRKLYELLGEEGMDRVRAIVPEIVDTMLIKSEEYFYSTEGEEQLRHMVDSFVQRRLGFIAGFIQNVNFVEMIRPEIINILRGSSTRTGMATMITREFERFSERPVATFLDDRLEARLIDGVVTEIVTRLPVASLLDRTVYSYTRDVEKQVVEELVPKGVTLVIIRFTDEMETIMDRLKIDQIVQEQVRSLDTSYLEEIVLSISKREFRAITWLGALLGGMIGLIQGLIAII; encoded by the coding sequence ATGATCGCCATCGGGGCGACAATCGGGGGAGTGACGAACTTCTTCGCCATCAAAATGTTGTTCCGGCCGCACGAGCCGAAGTATATCGGCAAGCTACGCGTGCCCTTCACACCTGGGCTCATCCCGAAGCGGCGCGACGAATTGGCGACGAGCCTCGGGAAAACCGTCGTGAAGCATTTGCTGACACCGGAAGGGATGCGCAAGCGCCTGCTAGACGAGCAAGTCAGCAGCCACATCACCCATTTCGTACAAGGGGAAGTACGAACGATGCTTCGCTCGGAAAAGACCGTTCGAATGCTCATCGAACCGCTCTATCCAGACGTCGAGACACGTGTCTTGACGGCAGCGGATGCGAAGTTGCGAGAGGAGCTCGGACACGTGCTCCAAGACGTCAAGTCGCGAAAGCTGTATGAGCTGCTCGGGGAAGAAGGGATGGACCGCGTCCGCGCCATCGTCCCGGAGATCGTCGATACGATGCTCATCAAGTCCGAAGAATACTTTTATTCGACCGAAGGAGAGGAACAACTCCGTCATATGGTCGATTCGTTCGTTCAGCGCCGGCTCGGCTTTATCGCTGGCTTCATTCAAAACGTCAATTTTGTCGAGATGATTCGCCCGGAGATCATTAACATTCTGCGCGGCAGCTCGACCCGGACCGGTATGGCGACGATGATCACACGCGAGTTCGAGCGGTTCAGCGAACGGCCGGTCGCCACGTTCCTCGACGATCGTTTAGAAGCGCGACTCATCGACGGTGTCGTCACCGAAATCGTCACACGTTTGCCGGTCGCGAGTCTGCTCGACCGGACCGTTTACTCGTATACGCGAGATGTGGAGAAGCAAGTCGTCGAAGAACTTGTCCCGAAAGGTGTGACGCTCGTCATCATCCGATTCACGGACGAGATGGAGACGATCATGGACCGATTGAAAATCGACCAAATCGTCCAAGAACAAGTTCGATCCCTCGACACGTCGTACCTCGAAGAGATCGTCTTATCGATCTCAAAACGTGAGTTCCGGGCAATAACATGGCTTGGGGCGCTATTAGGTGGTATGATTGGATTGATTCAAGGGTTGATCGCCATCATCTGA